A part of Desulfomicrobium baculatum DSM 4028 genomic DNA contains:
- a CDS encoding endonuclease/exonuclease/phosphatase family protein — translation MIGRIEARLRLLRRKLSRTHWLLRFLHLSTSEGPANRPGLVMVQIDGLSLEQFNHALNKGKLPFLKRLIKREQYQVHTQYSGLPSSTPAVQGEIFYGIKTVVPAFSFLDREKGEMVRMFEPATAQQVEHELREQLARDGGDALCTGGSSYSNVFGGGADQDEAHFCASSLGWGSALRAANPFALLFMLVANINSVIRILILLVVELLIAPVDVVRGLYNGHNYINELKFIPARVAICVLLRELCVIGGKMDIQRGLPIVHINFLGYDEQSHRRGPGSLFAHWTLKGIDNAVERLWREAAHAPRRHYEVWVYSDHGQSRTTSYFKQQGYTILKAVNAAYAGLDEGVPIAAGRKRAPSVEAQRARLLGGGKARHLIPVKTTGGDESNGKVQVAGLGPVAFAYFPKALEPAELAHAARALVTRHKVPAVVTGRGEEHVRVWTADGEFLLPQQSAELFGEDHPFIDVIGEDLERLCRHRHAGDLTLLGWRKGVAPITFADENGSHAGLTHEETRAFSLLPMDAPLPDSTRGYHRPCDLREAALQHLGRPTPATLPRRAQARRERSQAPHSEQVRVMTYNVHSCVGIDGKLAAERIARVIAQANPDVVALQELDAGRARTGGEDQAQRIAHYLEMQHHFHPHIHVENEKYGDAILTHLPMRIIKSGPLPGHLPGGKLEPRGAIWVAIDLHGTEVNIVNTHLGLTSRERVLQIEALLGDDWLGRLNADQPVILCGDFNCVPSSKGYKLMRSRFLDAQAELKEYRPVCTFYSRLPSFRIDHVFIQPGIQVTGITVPCSELAKVASDHLPLIADLTIPCPDAAFFDEQQGTDDTRDMTARSRVAS, via the coding sequence TGGTCTGTCTCTCGAACAGTTCAACCATGCCCTCAACAAGGGGAAGCTGCCCTTCCTGAAGCGCCTGATCAAGCGTGAACAGTACCAGGTGCATACCCAGTATTCAGGCTTGCCGTCTTCGACACCCGCCGTGCAGGGGGAAATTTTCTACGGGATAAAAACCGTCGTGCCGGCCTTTTCGTTCCTGGACCGGGAGAAGGGTGAAATGGTCCGCATGTTCGAGCCGGCGACGGCGCAACAGGTGGAACACGAGCTGCGCGAACAGCTGGCCAGGGACGGCGGCGATGCGCTGTGCACGGGCGGCAGTTCCTACTCGAACGTTTTCGGTGGCGGCGCGGACCAGGATGAAGCGCATTTCTGCGCCTCGTCGCTGGGCTGGGGCTCGGCGCTGCGGGCCGCCAACCCCTTCGCGCTGCTGTTCATGCTGGTCGCCAACATCAACAGCGTGATCCGGATCCTGATTCTGCTGGTCGTGGAACTGCTGATCGCGCCGGTCGATGTGGTCCGCGGCCTCTACAACGGCCACAATTACATCAACGAACTGAAATTCATCCCGGCCCGGGTTGCAATCTGCGTCCTGCTGCGCGAGCTGTGCGTGATCGGCGGCAAGATGGACATACAGCGCGGCCTGCCCATCGTGCACATCAATTTCCTGGGCTATGACGAACAGTCCCACCGCCGTGGTCCAGGCTCCTTGTTTGCCCACTGGACCCTCAAGGGCATCGACAACGCCGTGGAACGGCTGTGGCGCGAGGCAGCCCATGCGCCCAGACGGCATTATGAAGTGTGGGTCTATTCCGATCACGGCCAGAGCCGGACCACATCCTATTTCAAGCAGCAGGGCTACACTATCCTGAAGGCGGTCAATGCGGCGTATGCCGGCCTCGATGAAGGAGTGCCGATTGCCGCAGGCAGGAAACGCGCGCCCAGTGTGGAGGCACAGCGGGCCAGGTTGCTCGGAGGCGGCAAGGCCCGGCATCTGATCCCGGTAAAGACCACCGGCGGCGACGAGAGCAACGGCAAGGTGCAGGTCGCCGGACTTGGTCCCGTCGCTTTTGCCTATTTTCCCAAAGCGCTGGAACCGGCCGAGCTGGCCCATGCGGCGCGAGCCCTGGTCACCCGGCACAAAGTGCCCGCGGTCGTGACCGGCCGAGGCGAAGAGCACGTGCGCGTCTGGACCGCGGACGGGGAATTCCTGCTGCCGCAACAGTCTGCGGAACTGTTTGGCGAGGATCATCCGTTCATCGATGTCATCGGTGAAGATCTGGAAAGACTGTGCCGGCATCGGCATGCGGGAGACCTGACCCTGCTCGGCTGGCGCAAGGGGGTGGCGCCGATCACCTTCGCCGACGAAAACGGTTCGCATGCGGGGCTGACACATGAGGAAACGCGGGCTTTCAGCCTGTTGCCCATGGATGCGCCGCTGCCGGACAGCACGCGTGGCTATCACCGGCCATGCGATCTGCGTGAAGCGGCGTTGCAGCACCTTGGCCGCCCGACACCGGCGACCCTCCCGAGACGGGCGCAGGCCAGGCGCGAGCGCAGTCAGGCCCCCCATTCGGAACAAGTGCGCGTGATGACGTACAACGTGCATAGCTGCGTCGGTATCGACGGCAAGCTTGCGGCGGAACGCATCGCGCGCGTGATCGCCCAGGCCAATCCGGACGTGGTGGCCCTGCAGGAGCTCGATGCCGGCCGTGCGCGCACGGGCGGCGAGGATCAGGCGCAGCGGATCGCGCATTATCTGGAGATGCAGCATCACTTTCATCCCCACATTCATGTCGAGAATGAAAAATACGGCGATGCGATCCTCACGCACCTGCCCATGCGCATCATCAAGAGCGGGCCATTGCCCGGACATCTGCCGGGCGGCAAGCTGGAACCGCGCGGCGCGATCTGGGTCGCCATCGATTTGCACGGCACCGAGGTGAATATCGTCAACACCCATCTGGGACTGACCTCGCGTGAGCGCGTGCTCCAGATCGAGGCCTTGCTGGGCGATGACTGGCTGGGCCGACTGAACGCAGACCAGCCGGTCATCCTGTGCGGCGACTTCAACTGCGTGCCGTCATCGAAGGGCTACAAGCTCATGCGCAGCCGATTTCTCGACGCGCAGGCGGAACTCAAAGAGTATCGGCCGGTCTGCACGTTCTACAGCCGCCTGCCGAGCTTCCGGATAGACCATGTGTTCATCCAGCCCGGCATCCAGGTGACCGGCATCACGGTGCCATGCTCGGAACTGGCCAAAGTCGCCTCCGACCATCTCCCGCTGATCGCCGATCTCACGATTCCTTGCCCGGATGCTGCGTTTTTCGATGAACAACAAGGCACGGACGATACACGGGATATGACCGCGCGATCTCGGGTCGCATCTTGA
- a CDS encoding mechanosensitive ion channel domain-containing protein, protein MDDTGRMIQDSREDRSSDHGRTLEHWWPFWVRTWGFAWSRLARLIFAALLCCAVLTCTSVAAQEMDGSEDAQVPAKVSDGKPEPAGKVEVQPVAKDDQIRQRIASILKTTSWFGEPKVTVQDGIVFLKGTTENDESKQWAGDLAKNTEGVVAIVNQIEVTPTTVWNFDPTFQVLDELTRSFLRLLPLIVVALVVIALSWIFARLTVSVLRRGLVRRSLSHLLREVMARAGGMLVMLVGVYLVLRIAGLTQLALTLVGGTGLIGLVLGIAFRDITENFLASVFLSLQQPFREGDLVEVANVTGYVQRLTSRTTVLMTLDGNQVQIPNSTVFKSTIRNFTSNPNRREDFMVGIGYDDSITFAQEVTLKVLAEHPAILNEPEPLVLVENLGPSTVNLRVYFWLDGGRHSWAKVKSSVIRHIKRAFQDSGISLPDEAREVTFPHGVPVRMIEREGAAEPAEPALVKPTAEPETVATKAEAGLQSEASEIKEQARSSWTTGENLLTPSSSADSS, encoded by the coding sequence ATGGACGATACAGGCCGAATGATCCAAGACAGCAGAGAGGACAGGTCGAGCGATCATGGAAGAACTCTTGAACATTGGTGGCCGTTCTGGGTTCGAACGTGGGGCTTTGCCTGGTCTCGATTGGCCCGGCTCATTTTCGCCGCCTTACTGTGCTGCGCCGTCCTAACATGCACCTCAGTTGCTGCTCAAGAGATGGACGGTAGCGAGGATGCGCAGGTGCCGGCGAAAGTTTCTGACGGTAAACCTGAGCCCGCAGGTAAAGTCGAAGTCCAACCCGTCGCCAAGGATGACCAGATCAGGCAACGAATCGCAAGTATTCTTAAAACGACAAGTTGGTTCGGTGAACCCAAGGTCACTGTCCAGGATGGCATCGTATTCCTGAAAGGAACCACGGAAAACGATGAATCCAAACAGTGGGCCGGAGATTTGGCGAAGAATACAGAGGGTGTGGTTGCCATCGTCAACCAAATCGAGGTGACCCCCACCACGGTTTGGAATTTTGACCCAACCTTTCAAGTACTGGATGAACTTACTCGTAGTTTCCTTCGCCTACTGCCTTTGATCGTGGTGGCGCTGGTCGTAATCGCTCTTTCATGGATCTTCGCCAGGTTAACGGTGTCCGTACTGCGTCGCGGACTTGTGAGGCGATCTCTCAGCCACCTTTTGCGCGAAGTAATGGCCCGGGCCGGCGGAATGCTTGTCATGCTTGTGGGCGTCTACCTTGTGCTCCGTATCGCCGGGCTCACACAACTTGCGCTTACATTGGTTGGCGGCACAGGCCTGATTGGTTTGGTGCTGGGCATCGCCTTTCGCGACATCACCGAAAATTTTCTCGCCAGTGTCTTTCTGAGCTTACAACAGCCGTTTCGTGAGGGCGATCTGGTAGAAGTAGCAAACGTCACGGGTTACGTTCAGCGGCTGACTTCTCGCACGACGGTGCTGATGACGCTCGACGGCAATCAAGTGCAAATTCCCAATTCGACCGTCTTCAAAAGCACGATCCGGAACTTCACAAGCAATCCCAATCGCCGCGAGGATTTCATGGTGGGTATCGGCTACGACGATTCCATCACTTTTGCCCAGGAAGTCACCTTGAAGGTGCTCGCTGAACATCCGGCCATTTTGAATGAACCAGAACCGTTAGTGCTCGTGGAAAATCTTGGACCGTCCACGGTAAACCTGCGTGTTTATTTTTGGCTCGATGGCGGACGACACAGCTGGGCGAAAGTCAAATCGTCCGTCATTCGGCACATCAAACGGGCCTTCCAGGATTCGGGAATCTCGCTGCCGGACGAGGCTCGCGAAGTTACCTTTCCTCACGGGGTGCCTGTACGCATGATAGAAAGGGAAGGGGCTGCGGAACCAGCCGAACCAGCCCTGGTGAAACCGACCGCCGAGCCTGAAACAGTCGCGACCAAGGCGGAAGCCGGCCTGCAAAGCGAAGCCAGCGAAATCAAAGAACAGGCGCGCAGTTCTTGGACCACAGGGGAGAATCTCTTAACTCCATCGTCGTCTGCGGACTCCAGCTGA
- a CDS encoding DUF2254 domain-containing protein gives MQRRSGYYAGELKMWDRLSFVVRHFRERLWVKPLIVCVLSIGAVFLANLVDMAELGRLLPKITQESIETLLKIMASSMLMMATFAVASMVAAYASASSAATPRSFPLMIADDVSQNALSVFVGAFIYSVVALVALMNGFYVGRGSQFILFSLTIVVFVIIIITFIRWVDNIARLGRLGHTITKVEQAAAKAIRKRHSAPRLGGVAAFSPPDGSRAVFGAIGYVQHVDTAALQKRAEASRLRIVVAALPGTFCAPNRPIAWVMREEPGNVSDEDAEATAAAFVIGDSRVFEQDPRFGLLVLSEIASRALSPAVNDPGTAICVTGTFVRLFVMWNERGEADDDSTVLFDRVAVPELSMADMFDDAFTGIARDGAGNVEVVVRLLKALDSLAVVGDAAMRDNALRHARLAVVRAENAMQIPDDLRVIREVARFAA, from the coding sequence TTGCAGCGACGCAGCGGCTACTATGCAGGAGAATTGAAGATGTGGGATCGCTTGAGTTTCGTCGTCCGGCATTTCCGCGAGCGGTTGTGGGTCAAGCCGCTCATCGTTTGTGTCCTGTCCATTGGCGCAGTTTTCCTTGCCAATCTCGTGGACATGGCCGAACTTGGCCGGTTGCTGCCGAAGATCACGCAGGAATCGATCGAAACCTTGCTCAAGATCATGGCGTCGAGCATGTTGATGATGGCCACCTTCGCCGTGGCCTCGATGGTGGCCGCTTATGCGTCGGCCAGCAGCGCCGCGACGCCCCGTTCTTTTCCGCTGATGATCGCCGATGATGTTTCGCAGAATGCGCTCTCGGTGTTTGTCGGCGCGTTTATCTACAGTGTGGTCGCGCTGGTTGCGCTGATGAACGGGTTTTATGTTGGAAGGGGCAGTCAGTTCATCCTGTTCTCCCTGACCATAGTTGTGTTTGTAATCATCATTATCACCTTCATCAGGTGGGTCGATAACATCGCCCGGCTCGGCCGGCTGGGACATACGATCACCAAGGTGGAGCAGGCGGCCGCTAAGGCGATTCGGAAGCGACATTCAGCGCCACGCCTTGGGGGCGTCGCGGCGTTCAGCCCTCCGGATGGCAGCCGGGCGGTCTTCGGAGCCATCGGTTACGTCCAGCATGTCGACACCGCCGCGTTGCAAAAACGGGCGGAGGCGTCGCGGCTGAGAATTGTCGTGGCAGCGTTGCCCGGCACCTTTTGCGCGCCAAACCGCCCTATCGCCTGGGTCATGCGGGAGGAGCCGGGCAATGTGTCCGACGAGGACGCCGAAGCAACCGCGGCCGCGTTCGTGATTGGCGACTCCAGGGTCTTTGAGCAGGATCCGCGGTTCGGACTGCTGGTCCTGTCGGAAATCGCCAGCCGCGCGCTTTCGCCTGCGGTCAATGATCCGGGGACCGCCATCTGCGTCACGGGCACATTTGTCCGCCTGTTCGTAATGTGGAACGAGCGCGGCGAGGCGGATGACGATTCCACGGTGCTGTTCGACCGCGTCGCGGTGCCGGAATTGTCCATGGCGGACATGTTCGACGACGCTTTTACCGGGATCGCCCGAGACGGAGCGGGCAATGTCGAAGTGGTCGTGCGGCTGCTCAAGGCCCTCGATTCGCTTGCCGTTGTCGGGGACGCGGCGATGCGCGACAACGCGCTGCGGCACGCCCGTCTCGCGGTGGTCCGCGCCGAGAATGCAATGCAGATTCCCGACGATCTCAGAGTCATACGGGAGGTGGCCAGGTTTGCAGCGTGA
- a CDS encoding BON domain-containing protein, whose translation MFNKALVFMALLVSVVFIGGMTISGTGFAQSPDNNNTKTNKQGMSHGGMNAEQNNNNMHNQQGMSSGGMNADQKNNNMHNQQGMSPGAVDADQKNNTMHNKQYMGGVKADQQNSTKHGKGYMSPGGVTADQQGESEQDRELTQKIRQGVMKDKALSMNAHNVKIITIDGVVTLKGPVASEQEKMAVEELAAEIAGKDNVKSEINIVP comes from the coding sequence ATGTTTAACAAAGCATTAGTTTTTATGGCCCTGCTCGTATCGGTCGTATTTATCGGCGGGATGACTATTTCAGGAACCGGTTTCGCACAGTCCCCTGACAATAATAATACGAAAACCAACAAACAAGGCATGTCGCACGGCGGAATGAATGCTGAGCAGAATAACAATAACATGCATAATCAACAAGGCATGTCGTCCGGCGGAATGAATGCTGATCAGAAAAACAATAACATGCATAATCAACAAGGCATGTCGCCCGGCGCAGTCGATGCTGATCAGAAAAATAATACCATGCATAATAAACAATACATGGGTGGAGTCAAAGCTGACCAGCAGAACAGCACCAAGCATGGTAAGGGATACATGTCGCCCGGCGGAGTCACCGCTGACCAGCAAGGAGAGAGCGAACAGGATCGTGAACTGACTCAAAAAATCCGTCAAGGCGTCATGAAGGACAAAGCTCTCTCGATGAACGCTCACAATGTAAAAATTATTACGATTGACGGAGTGGTTACTTTAAAAGGCCCCGTGGCTTCCGAGCAAGAAAAAATGGCCGTAGAAGAATTGGCAGCTGAGATCGCGGGGAAGGACAACGTCAAGAGCGAAATTAATATCGTTCCTTAG
- a CDS encoding ion transporter translates to MSEVNTSENPDPKTTAKEDLRAQRYELLQQLEDWLETPMLVLAFVWLALLIVELIWGESHLFYTIGTVIWVVFILDFAVKFALAPQKGAFLRRHWLTAISLLLPALRIFRIFRMFRLLRLARAGRGLRLLRVVSSLNRSMKALSASLSRRGFGYVISLTVLVTLAGAAGIYTFEKEALGGPDTYGEALWWTSMIMTTMGSQYWPLTAEGRVLCVFLALYAFGVFGYVTAALATFFVGRDAENDEAELAGGKQLAALRDEVIALRDEIRALSRRSPGS, encoded by the coding sequence ATGAGCGAAGTGAACACCAGCGAGAATCCTGACCCGAAGACCACGGCCAAGGAGGATCTGAGAGCGCAGCGATACGAACTGCTCCAGCAGCTGGAGGACTGGCTCGAAACGCCGATGCTGGTTCTTGCATTCGTATGGCTGGCGCTGCTGATCGTGGAGTTGATCTGGGGCGAGAGCCATTTATTCTACACGATCGGCACGGTCATCTGGGTCGTCTTCATCCTCGACTTCGCGGTGAAATTCGCCCTGGCTCCGCAGAAGGGTGCATTCCTCAGGCGGCACTGGCTGACCGCCATTTCGCTGCTGCTCCCGGCTCTGCGTATCTTTCGCATATTCCGGATGTTTCGGCTGCTTCGCCTGGCTCGCGCGGGGCGGGGTCTGCGTTTGCTGCGCGTCGTCAGTTCGCTGAACCGCAGCATGAAGGCCCTGAGCGCGAGCCTCAGCCGACGGGGTTTTGGCTATGTGATCTCCCTCACGGTGCTGGTCACGCTCGCCGGGGCGGCCGGGATATACACTTTCGAGAAAGAGGCGCTTGGCGGCCCAGACACCTACGGCGAGGCGCTGTGGTGGACCTCCATGATCATGACGACGATGGGTTCGCAGTACTGGCCGCTGACGGCCGAGGGGCGAGTGCTGTGCGTTTTTCTGGCGCTGTACGCTTTTGGCGTCTTCGGCTATGTGACAGCGGCCCTGGCCACCTTCTTCGTCGGTCGCGACGCGGAGAATGACGAGGCCGAGTTGGCCGGGGGCAAACAATTGGCCGCGCTCCGGGATGAGGTTATCGCCCTGCGTGATGAGATTCGCGCCCTGTCGCGGCGTTCGCCAGGGTCATGA
- a CDS encoding PAS domain-containing sensor histidine kinase has protein sequence MVEKIISTRRNFGRIPSFDYFELIENAPIGFYASTVDGKILSVNYAFMKILGYNLDDELKKSISTFSDQFYINTEDKNIIQKIIEKDDSVNNYECSFLRKDGMVAWVSISARAVRDISENIILILAFVTDISDRKTTEMEIKRTSDQLRQVLVEKDKFFSIIAHDLRSPISGLLSLTKLLSENHVNFSVDEIQKIYESMYSSVQRLFALLENLLEWASMQRGMATFKPRELELDNLINRALILLRSTIDQKKISMKCMVPFGLKVFADEQMINSVLRNLFSNAFKFCNIGGSVTISATQDCGDVTISVEDDGVGMDQMTKSKIFSIDFKTSQSGTKGEKGSGLGLILCKEFMEKHGGRIWVESQLNSGCKISIFFPREDKEIRDVIQ, from the coding sequence ATGGTCGAAAAAATAATATCAACGCGGAGAAATTTTGGACGCATTCCATCTTTTGATTATTTTGAACTCATTGAAAACGCCCCTATTGGTTTTTACGCCTCAACAGTAGATGGAAAAATTCTCTCAGTAAATTATGCATTCATGAAAATACTTGGATATAATTTAGATGATGAATTAAAAAAATCAATTTCGACATTTTCGGATCAATTTTATATAAACACAGAAGATAAAAATATAATACAAAAAATTATAGAAAAAGATGATTCAGTCAACAATTATGAATGTAGTTTTCTACGCAAGGATGGAATGGTCGCGTGGGTGTCTATAAGCGCACGTGCTGTAAGAGATATAAGCGAAAATATAATATTGATTTTGGCATTTGTAACAGACATTTCTGATCGCAAAACGACAGAAATGGAGATAAAACGAACCAGCGATCAACTTCGACAGGTTTTGGTTGAAAAAGACAAGTTCTTTTCGATTATTGCGCACGACCTACGATCTCCAATTTCCGGGTTGCTCAGCCTCACCAAGCTATTATCTGAAAATCATGTAAATTTTTCAGTCGATGAAATACAAAAAATCTACGAGAGCATGTATTCCTCCGTGCAAAGACTGTTTGCCTTGCTGGAGAATCTTCTGGAATGGGCATCAATGCAGCGCGGGATGGCCACATTTAAACCACGCGAACTTGAGTTGGACAACCTGATCAATCGCGCACTGATACTGTTACGAAGCACGATTGATCAAAAAAAAATATCTATGAAATGCATGGTGCCGTTTGGGTTGAAAGTTTTTGCAGATGAGCAAATGATCAATTCAGTATTGCGCAATCTATTCTCAAATGCATTCAAATTTTGCAATATAGGAGGATCGGTGACAATTTCTGCAACCCAAGATTGCGGTGATGTCACTATTTCTGTTGAAGATGATGGCGTAGGGATGGATCAAATGACTAAATCTAAGATATTTTCTATTGATTTCAAAACATCACAGTCTGGTACAAAAGGGGAAAAAGGCTCCGGGCTTGGATTGATCTTATGCAAAGAGTTCATGGAAAAGCATGGCGGCCGGATTTGGGTTGAAAGTCAACTAAATTCCGGGTGCAAAATTTCTATTTTTTTCCCAAGAGAAGACAAAGAAATTCGAGATGTTATCCAGTAG
- a CDS encoding MGMT family protein, with protein MIEAIRSIPAGRVATYGQIAGMAGNRRAARQVARILHTCSHTHGLPWHRVVNREGRIALGAANGYEDQKRLLENEGVEFDDTGSIDLERYLCIQVPCRYPCVPNE; from the coding sequence GTGATCGAAGCCATCCGCAGCATTCCCGCCGGCAGGGTCGCCACGTACGGGCAGATCGCGGGCATGGCCGGAAACCGGCGGGCCGCCCGGCAAGTCGCGCGGATTCTCCACACATGCTCCCACACGCACGGACTCCCTTGGCACCGCGTGGTCAACCGGGAAGGACGCATCGCCCTTGGGGCCGCCAATGGTTATGAAGACCAGAAGCGGTTGCTCGAAAATGAAGGCGTAGAGTTCGACGATACTGGCAGCATCGATCTGGAGCGCTACCTCTGCATTCAGGTTCCATGCCGCTATCCCTGCGTTCCTAACGAATGA
- a CDS encoding hemerythrin domain-containing protein produces MHATKELILEHQDIELMLEILKTVSTRLLDGGAVPPEHLEGILEFLTVFVDKCHHGKEEKYLFRAMEAAGVDHITGHIGVLIYEHEQGRIHIARIKNGLAGTLGVPDMTEVRAAAADYVELMVQHITTENTDVFPMADKILDAGSVGKLCENFKKHEREWIGEGKHEEFHTLLETLQDVYLK; encoded by the coding sequence ATGCATGCGACAAAAGAACTCATCTTGGAACACCAGGACATCGAGCTCATGCTGGAAATCCTGAAAACCGTGTCAACGCGACTGCTCGACGGAGGTGCGGTCCCCCCCGAACATCTTGAAGGCATCCTCGAATTTTTGACGGTTTTCGTCGACAAGTGCCATCACGGCAAAGAAGAGAAATACCTGTTTCGGGCCATGGAAGCCGCCGGAGTGGACCATATTACCGGGCACATCGGAGTCTTGATCTATGAGCACGAACAGGGCCGCATCCATATCGCCCGGATCAAAAATGGACTGGCGGGGACCTTGGGCGTGCCGGACATGACAGAAGTGCGGGCTGCCGCGGCGGATTATGTGGAGCTGATGGTCCAGCATATCACCACGGAAAACACGGATGTTTTTCCCATGGCTGACAAGATCCTGGATGCAGGCTCGGTCGGCAAGCTTTGCGAAAACTTCAAGAAGCACGAGCGAGAGTGGATTGGAGAAGGAAAACACGAAGAGTTCCATACGCTTCTGGAAACGCTGCAGGACGTGTATCTGAAGTGA
- a CDS encoding DUF488 domain-containing protein produces MKIIIKRIYDPVEDDGVRVLVDRVWPRGMSTERVRADAWLKDVAPSTALRRWFGHAPALWEEFKRRYFSELDSRPDAVARLLQLGNHGTLTLLFSARDRDCNQAVALKEYLETQLR; encoded by the coding sequence ATGAAAATCATCATTAAACGAATCTACGATCCCGTGGAAGACGATGGCGTCCGCGTTCTTGTGGACCGGGTCTGGCCGCGCGGCATGAGCACGGAGCGCGTGCGTGCGGACGCGTGGCTCAAGGATGTCGCCCCGAGTACGGCCCTGCGCCGATGGTTCGGGCACGCGCCCGCGCTGTGGGAGGAATTCAAAAGACGTTACTTTTCCGAATTGGATTCCCGGCCCGACGCAGTCGCGCGACTGCTTCAACTGGGCAACCACGGCACGCTGACGCTGCTTTTTTCCGCGCGCGACCGGGACTGCAATCAAGCGGTCGCCTTGAAGGAATATCTGGAAACACAACTGCGATGA
- a CDS encoding LysE family translocator codes for MISIEFFITSLIVVLIPGTGVIYTVSTGLIQGRKASVFAALGCTAGILPHLMATVLGLATIMHTSALAFQTLKYAGVVYLFYVAYATWRDKAAFAIDATPSTKTAVGLVVKAFLLNILNPKLTIFFLAFLPQFIQLGTDEPLFQLLLLSATFMAMTFIIFVIYGFLAHVFRKTVIESPRVQTWLRRGFASAFASLGAELALTD; via the coding sequence ATGATCAGCATTGAGTTCTTCATCACATCGTTAATCGTGGTGCTTATTCCTGGAACCGGGGTAATCTACACAGTCTCTACCGGGCTTATCCAAGGTCGAAAGGCAAGTGTGTTCGCCGCGTTAGGGTGCACGGCCGGGATACTCCCCCACCTCATGGCTACAGTTTTGGGTCTTGCCACCATCATGCATACAAGCGCGCTTGCTTTCCAGACTCTGAAGTACGCTGGTGTTGTTTACTTGTTCTACGTCGCTTATGCGACATGGCGTGACAAGGCGGCTTTCGCCATTGACGCAACCCCTTCCACAAAAACGGCCGTTGGCTTGGTCGTAAAAGCGTTCCTGCTCAACATTCTCAACCCCAAACTGACCATCTTCTTCTTGGCTTTCCTTCCGCAATTTATTCAACTAGGCACGGACGAGCCTCTTTTCCAGCTTCTTCTACTCAGCGCTACTTTCATGGCGATGACGTTCATAATATTCGTTATCTATGGTTTTCTCGCACATGTATTCCGCAAGACCGTTATCGAGTCTCCACGAGTGCAAACCTGGCTGCGGCGTGGATTTGCCTCTGCATTTGCCAGCCTCGGGGCGGAGCTTGCGCTCACAGATTAA